A stretch of DNA from Salvelinus sp. IW2-2015 linkage group LG20, ASM291031v2, whole genome shotgun sequence:
CTATGGGCTCTGTTCCCCTCTCYCCCTCTGTCCATCTTCCCCTCCTTCCAGCCCTTGTCTACAGAGACCATGTCTGTGTAATATATTGTGATGTTATGTGATGTGACTTTGGGCTAAGCCTTTCACATAAAACAATCAACATGGGGCTACAACAAGTGTTACTCTCACTGTCCTCCATGTCACAGCAACAACTCACTTACTATGACAAGTGAAGCACTATAGTGTGCTTAGTAGTATTTAGTAAGTGAGACATCTCATGTACCTCATTCATCGTTAAATGCATGTGTAACATATACCCACTAAAACTCATTAggtccaggtctctcttgaaaaatagatttttatctcAACGagactaacctggttaaataaaggttaaataaaacattatgaTGCTAAGAGATGCAAAACAGAAACCAGCTCCGCTAGACACAGMTACTGTATTcattctaataaaataaaatgttttgatgCACATAAACAAATTCTGCATATTATGAAGTCAATTTAATGTACTGTGGTAGCTACAAAGTTCTACTGATTTTGTCTActgagacagacacatagacacagggagagaaagagacagatacagagaaagggagagccagagacacacagaaagaaagacagacagagacagagccagtGAGACAGAAGCAGCCTAATTCTGATCGTTTGACcattcacatcagatattttctcATCAGTTCTTTTTCAGCGATGATCATATTGGTCAAacgacatttttttaaattgtgctgcctgtgtaaacacagctatggagagagaaagatacagacagagacagagccaaAGCTAGATAGAGATATGAGTTTATTACCAGTGATCTCTACCACGCCATCCTTGGTCTTGACCACCAACTCTTCAGGGGAGAAGTGGTTGACGTCCAGAGTGACCTTCCAGGCCTCCTGGGTCTGCTTGATCTCAGACACGCCAGTGCTGAGCTGGCGGGAGAGGGCGCGGGCGTACGATGCTGCCCCAGCCTGGGCCATCATGGGGGCCTGGACCATCATTGGGGCTTGGGGAATCATTGGGACTAAGGGCATCATTGCACTCTGCTGGTGGGGCATCATAGAGGGCATGAAGCCGGCAGAGGACAGGTCGTGGCTGAGGGCGGGGCGCATGTATCCGGGCCAGTGGGTGCTGGAGAAGGAGGGTAACCCCTCTGCGTGGGCAGGCATACCGAAGGACTGGTCGAAGAGTCGGTTGCCCTGGTACCAGTCCCTGTAGGGGTCCCAGCTAGAGGTGCGGAGCAGGCTGAAGGGGATGCGTCTCTCTGTCATGTTTGCTGGAAGAAGAGGAGTAGTACTGTTGCAGTAGTAGAGCTGTGAAGCTGGCTGGCTGTAGATGCCTTTGgttggtgtctctctctcaaacttCCACCGAAAGTAACGTCTGCTCCTCGGCAGAGGGCTTTTATACACACAGCCACCGCCCACTTCTAGTCAACACTGTCACTGACCATGCCTTCTCACCCCATCTGCCTCCCCCCTCCCTGGACAGATATTTATAGAATGAACTAGGCCTATTCGTGGCAGACATAGCACTAGAATGGAATCCAAGTCCAAGGCAGTGGCGTAGAGCAGTTTCGCTGGGATTTTATAgttaatctcatgctattttacaTACTTGCCATGAGGcttagagagaaaatgttgctgttttagaggtcatttcctgctattctacacatttttccatgaggctgagagaatatttagcagttttaaagctaatatccTCTTATTCCCCCTAAAATTGTCATGGCAtatgacgtgttcatatgctatctgcgACTCCCAAAGCCTGGGGACAATGACGGGGTGTGCCATGCCAGTGCAAAGGCCCTCCCCTTTACCCCACTAACAACTGCCCAGCACTCCGTTTCACCCCCTCCTCCGCCCTTCCTCCCAATTGTAATCCCCCTCTGAGCCCATCCTAGCCATGACACAGGGCTAGAGGAATCTGAGAGTCTGTTGTAAAGCAGACAGCCCTGCTCAGCAGAACTAGAGCCCCCCTGCATAGAGGGGAGACATACGTATGCTGTTTCTAACACACAGGCTGGTAGAGGACAGGACATTATGTGACAAGCCAACCAGCCACATACGTGCTATTAGAATGCACACTGTAATCCTAGGAGCTCGGACAAgcaaaacacaacacagacaccactgacaacacacacccacactcaagCATGCTTGCATAAAGTACACACCCACAAACCCACACAGAGAATGGACACAAACATGGAGGTATTTGGTGTGATATGAGTTACTCCTGATATAGAGGCATGGAACCAGAGCTTAGTTAGACAGGGGTTGATACTGATGTAGATGCTATATCTACTTCCTATTTCTGATAGTAAAGTCACCTACAGAATGGCATCCCACTAATCTCATGGACACCCTGTTTCGTTTCAGATCTGTTCCACTGCTGTCTCTATGCCCTGTGGTATTTTGGctccaataaaaaaaatgttttaccaatCTTGAACAAGGACTTGGTTTTTGCATGCACCTTTCAGTGCTCAGCCTACATTATATTGATTTCAGAAAATGTGGATAAATGTTAAGACTAATGTCCATTCAGTCCATGGTATCAATACCTGTTCCTGTACAGGTTACATCAGAGATGCAGCGCCACATTTCGTGTCCCAGTGTGTAATAGAGTTCACAGTAAAAATGAGAGAGTAAATCTAAGTCTGACTGAAGAAAATAGAATTATGCCACAGATAACATTTTAGTCCCAGTCTAAAAAGAGTAAAATGTACTGAGTTGTATTCTCTCAATTTAGTCTTGATATTTAACTCTGCATCATTGCGTTTCACTCTGTACAGTATTAATTGAAAATAACTTTTTCTTTTTAAACTCCCTGTAGTGTTGATCAGTGTTTACTCTCACAGTTTGTTTACTCTCACAGTAAAATCGCAAGAGCTAATTCAACTCCTATGGAGTCAAATGCAGCGCTAATTTGGGGGTTAATATGGTCCCATTTGAGGTATAATGGTGTTTAAGTTTCATTTGCATATTTCTTAATGTGTCACATTATGGTGGCTTGCCATGTGACATCCAATGCCTATTGGAATCCAATTAGAGGGAGGTTGTCCAGCCATTTTACATCAACCACAACTTACATTCAGTctgcatgtcagagcagggaGGACAATACTGTTGCTTGAGActacctacactcttagaaaaaaaggtgctatctagacccTACaacggttcttcggctgtccccatgggagaaccctttgaagcgGTAGATCTTTAGActctttttgtttccaggtagaaccctttggggttccatgtaaaaccctttccacagagggttctacatggaacccaatagagttctacctggaacgaaaaagggttctacctggaaccaaaaatggttctcctatggggacagccgaagaacccttttggaaccctttttctaagagtgtatgtcatgtaaactggaacaaccatcacAGTAACTGTTGCAATAAATTCAACCACTTAAAGATTAGTTTAGTTTAGACACATTTGttacaaacaattctaaaaatcaacctaCAACAGAGCATGATGTGAATTCTTTGACAATGAGGCCCCTCACATATGTGGATACGCCATAGATTTAACTCCCTGTCTCTGGTTACTCTTATTGGAGTTAAAAGTACTCAGTCCAAATCAACTCCAGCAACACTAACTCCGGGGAGCGTATCACTCTGTTGAGTTAAAATAACTCCTGTATAGTCAATTTAACTCTTAAATGTCGCCGTGATTTACTGTGTAAAGTTGGAGCTACTGCTTGGGTGGACCTCAGACTTGTGTGAGCCTGGCAGTCTTTACATCACTATGGGTCTACATGTTACCATACTATTTGTTGGCATACTGTACCGCACAGCCAGGTGTTCATCTTTGCTGAATCAGCACTACCACTAACTTGACAGTTCATCCATCTTATTTGAGGGTTTTATTGAGGGGTAATATTGCCTTGTGTCTCTTCCAAAGAGCAGCACTGGATGAGAGTCAATATTCCATCACATTAACTCAGACTAGACTGAGTTGAATGCACAGTTCAAATATTTGAAATTCTCAATGTGTATTTGGTTTGGCACAATGAAACCAATGGAATAGTTCCAAAAGTACACACTTCATTTGCCAGGCAAGATAAATCAAGCGCACAGGTTTAACTCGGACTCAAGAGTGCAGTGCATGGttgaacatacagtggggcaaaaaagtatttagtcagccaccaattgtgcaagttctcccacttaaaaagatgagaggcctgtaattttcatcataggtacacttcaactatgacaagacaaaatgagaaaaaaaattatggtggaaaataagtatttggtcacctacaaacaagcaagatttctgtctctcacagacctgtaacttcttctttaagaggctcctctgtcctccactcgttacctgtattaatggcacctgtttgaacttgttatcagtataaaagacacctgttcacaacctcaaacagtcacatcccaaactccactatggccaagaccaaagagctgtcaaaggacaccagaaacaaaattgtagacctgcaccagctgggaagactgaatctgcaataggaagcagcttggtttgaagaaatcaactgtgggagcaattattaggaaatggaagacatacaagacactgataatctccctcgatctggggctccacgcaagatctcaccccgtggggttaacatgatcacaagaacggtgagcaaaaatcccagaaccacacggggggacctagtgaatgacctgcagagagctgggaccaaagtaacaaagcctaccatcagtaacacactacgccgccagggactcaaatcctacagtgccagacgtgtccccctgcttaagccagtacatgtccaggcccgtctgaagtttgctagagagcatttggatgatccagaagaagattgggagaatgtcatatggtcagatgaaaccaaaatagaacttctTGGTAAAAActaaactcgtcgtgtttggaggacaagaatgctgagttgcatccaaagaacacca
This window harbors:
- the LOC111980743 gene encoding heat shock protein beta-1, giving the protein MTERRIPFSLLRTSSWDPYRDWYQGNRLFDQSFGMPAHAEGLPSFSSTHWPGYMRPALSHDLSSAGFMPSMMPHQQSAMMPLVPMIPQAPMMVQAPMMAQAGAASYARALSRQLSTGVSEIKQTQEAWKVTLDVNHFSPEELVVKTKDGVVEITGKHEERKDEHGFVSRCFTRKYTLPPMADAEKVTSTLSPEGVLTVETPLNRQAIKAAEISIPVTMGSSKTKPYDMTMRKGSGNGHQHDEHHEEEE